A single region of the Zonotrichia leucophrys gambelii isolate GWCS_2022_RI chromosome 9, RI_Zleu_2.0, whole genome shotgun sequence genome encodes:
- the LOC135451598 gene encoding transmembrane 4 L6 family member 1-like, protein MCFGRCARCVGYKLLILALLCIVANTLLYFPNGETRFASEHHLSKYVECLHGILGGGFLVLIPAAVFIGLHDDNCCGCFGQEGCGKSCAMLSSVLAALVGILGSGYCIIISALGLSQGPYCFTHLERNWIYPFTDSSGGYLFEYNKWSECQEPQNIVQWNVTLFSILLVLGGIEFILCFIQIINGILGGLCGLCCSHEETYVC, encoded by the exons ATGTGTTTTGGAAGGTGTGCTAGATGTGTTGGTTATAAGTTGCTCATCCTTGCCCTCCTCTGCATTGTGGCCAACACTTTACTTTATTTTCCCAATGGTGAAACAAGATTTGCTTCAGAGCATCACCTCAGCAAATATGTGGAGTGCCTTCATGGCATTCTAGGTGGAGGCTTTCTG GTACTCATTCCAGCTGCAGTGTTCATTGGGCTTCACGATGACAACTGCTGTGGGTGCTTTGGCCAGGAGGGCTGTGGAAAGAGCTGCGCG ATGCTGTCCTCAGTTCTGGCAGCCCTTGTTGGGATCCTTGGCTCTGGGTACTGTATAATCATTTCAGCGCTGGGCTTGTCTCAAGGACCGTATTGTTTTACCCACCTAGAAAGAAACTGGATCTATCCTTTCACTGACTCCTCTGGAGG GTACTTGTTTGAGTATAACAAGTGGTCTGAATGTCAGGAACCTCAAAACATCGTGCAGTGGAACGTCACCCTCTTTtccatcctgcttgttttggGAGGAATAGAATTCATTCTGTGCTTCATACAGATAATCAATGGCATTCTTGGAGGATTGTGTGGGTTGTGCTGCAGTCATGAGGAG ACATATGTTTGCTAG
- the TM4SF18 gene encoding transmembrane 4 L6 family member 18, translated as MALETCGNCLSCLLVPLALWSIVVNVLLYFPNGKALPAASYQFPNHEWYFEGICFSGVMILLLAVILITLECSVFYRCCQSESCNKTYRSFISIVLALLGIAFSGYSCIIFTLHLIQGPFCNSSSGWNYIFKDTAGGYLTDYPAWSKCTEPANIVEWNIILLSILIALSGLQLIICILKVAAELKRTLCGTYSVFVQAGIL; from the exons ATGGCTTTGGAGACATGTGGAAACTGTTTGAGTTGCCTGCTGGTGCCTCTTGCACTTTGGAGTATTGTTGTGAATGTCCTCCTATACTTTCCAAATGGgaaagctctgcctgctgccagttACCAGTTCCCCAACCATGAGTGGTATTTTGAAGGCATCTGTTTCTCAGGTGTGATG ATCCTTCTTTTGGCAGTAATTCTGATAACACTGGAGTGTAGTGTATTCTATCGGTGCTGCCAGAGTGAGAGCTGTAACAAAACCTACAGG AGTTTTATTTCTATTGTGCTAGCCCTGCTTGGAATTGCTTTCTCGGGATACAGTTGCATCATTTTTACCCTGCATTTGATTCAAGGCCCTTTCTGCAATTCATCAAGTGGATGGAATTATATTTTCAAAGACACTGCTGGGGG GTACCTCACAGATTACCCTGCCTGGTCTAAGTGCACAGAACCTGCTAACATAGTGGAGTGGAATATTATTTTACTCTCGATTTTGATAGCACTCAGCGGACTGCAGTTGATCATCTGTATTCTCAAAGTAGCCGCTGAGTTGAAACGAACACTCTGTGGGACCTATTCTGTTTTTGTGCAG GCTGGAATTCTCTGA